GCTCTTGAAGAGCGTCGTAAAGTTCTGCAGGTACAAACCGAAAATCTGCAGGCAGAGCGTAACTCTCGATCGAAATCCATCGGCCAGGCAAAAGCGCGCGGGGAAGACATTGAGCCATTGCGTCTGGAAGTGAATAAACTGGGTGAAGAACTGGATCAGGCAAAAGCTGAACTGGATCTTCTTCAGACTGAAATTCGTGATATCGCGCTGGCGATCCCGAATATTCCTGATGACAGCGTTCCTGTCGGTAAAGACGAAAATGACAACGTCGAAGTCAAACGCTGGGGCACGCCTCGCGAGTTCGACTTTGAAGTTCGTGACCACGTTACATTAGGCGAAATGCACGCGGGCCTTGATTTTGCAGCGGCTGTGAAGCTGACTGGTTCTCGTTTTGTCGTGATGAAAGGCCAGATTGCACATCTGCACCGTGCGCTGGCACAGTTCATGCTGGATCTGCACACCGAACAGCACGGCTATAGTGAAACCTACGTACCGTATCTGGTGAACCACGACACGCTGTACGGTACAGGGCAGTTGCCGAAATTTGCAGGCGATCTGTTCCATACTCGTCCTCTCGATGAAGAAGCCGACAGCAGTAACTACGCGCTGATCCCAACGGCGGAAGTTCCGCTGACAAACCTTGTTCGTGATGAGATCATTGACGAAGACGATCTGCCAATTAAACTGACAGCACACTCGCCATGCTTCCGTTCTGAGGCCGGTTCCTATGGTCGCGATACTCGTGGCCTGATCCGTATGCACCAGTTTGATAAAGTAGAGATGGTGCAGATTGTGCGTCCAGAAGAGTCTATGGATGCGCTGGAAGCGATGACAGGCCATGCTGAGAAAGTTCTGGAGCTACTGGGTCTGCCATACCGTCGCGTAGCGCTGTGTACCGGTGACATGGGCTTCGGCGCGTGCAAAACCTTCGATCTTGAAGTATGGGTCCCGGCGCAGAATACCTACCGTGAAATCTCTTCTTGCTCGAACGTGGGTGATTTCCAGGCGCGCCGTATGCAGGCTCGTTGCCGGACTAAATCAGACAAGAAAACCCGTCTGGTTCATACCCTGAATGGTTCGGGTCTGGCTGTAGGTCGTACACTGGTTGCGGTGCTGGAAAACTATCAGCAGGCAGACGGTCGTATTGAGATCCCCGAAGTACTGCGTCCGTACATGAAAGGCCAACAGTACATTGGTTAATTTGCCTTAAAACAAAAAAGCGCCTTAAGGCGCTTTTTTTATGCCCCCGCTTTGACCCGAAGCAATAACGCCTCCCTCTAAAGTAGTAATACTCCTCCGAATGAAAGTCAGAATAAAAAACTGATAACGAAGAAATTCGTTATATATAAAACTATATAGCGGTTTGCGCCGCATCTTTTATTTGTGAGCAACCAAAGTGAGTATCTATGAAAATACAAGCGCCAGATGCTTTGCTGACTGCCGAAGTAAGTCGCCGTGGGTTGATGAAAACCACGGCCATTGGCGGTCTGGCTGTTGCCAGCAGTGCGTTCACGCTACCTTTCTCTCGCCTGGCATCGGCGGCAGATGCATTGTCCCCAGCCAGTGCTCCTGAGAAAGTTGTGTGGAGTGCCTGCACAGTAAACTGTGGGAGCCGTTGCCCGCTGCGTATGCACATCGTGGACGGCGAAATCCAATATGTCGAAACCGACAATACAGGTGACGACGACTATGAAGGGTTACATCAGGTTCGTGCCTGCTTGCGTGGTCGCTCTATGCGTCGCCGAGTCTATAACCCCGATCGCCTGAAGTATCCAATGAAACGTGTGGGTAAGCGCGGTGAAGGCAAATTCGAGCAAATTAGCTGGGATGAAGCTTATGACACCATCGCGACTAATATACAGCGTTTGATTAAAGAGTACGGCAATGAATCCATCTATCTGAACTATGGCACAGGCACACTGGGCGGTACGATGACCCGTTCGTGGCCGCCAGGAAACACACTGGTCGCTCGCCTGATGAACTGCTGTGGTGGCTATCTCAACCATTATGGCGATTACTCCTCAGCACAGATCGCTGCTGGTTTGAACTATACCTATGGTGGCTGGGCCGATGGCAACAGTCCGTCAGATATTGAAAATAGCAAGCTGGTGGTGCTGTTCGGTAACAACCCTGGTGAAACCCGCATGAGCGGTGGCGGGGTAACCTACTATGTTGAACAGGCTCGTGCGAAATCTAACGCGCGGATGATCATCATTGACCCACGATATACCGATACTGGTGCGGGCCGTGAAGATGAATGGATCCCTATCCGACCGGGTACAGATGCTGCGCTCGTCAGTGCTCTGGCATGGGTAATGATCACTGAAAACCTCGTGGATCAGCCATTCCTTGATAAATATTGTGTCGGTTACGATGAGAAAACATTGCCTGCCAGTGCCCCCGCGAATGGTCACTACAAGGCGTACATTCTCGGCCAGGGCAGTGATGGTATTGCGAAGACCCCACAATGGGCGTCTACCATCACCGGTATTCCGGTAGCGCGCATTGTGCAACTGGCTCGTGAGATCGGTTCGGCTAAACCCGCGTTTATTAGTCAGGGGTGGGGGCCGCAGCGCCACGCAAATGGTGAAATTGCCACGCGCGCGATATCGATGCTTTCCATTTTGACCGGTAATGTCGGGATTCACGGTGGAAACACAGGCGCGCGCGAAGGTTCTTATGAAGTCCCCTTCGAACGCATGCCGACTCTCGAAAATCCGGTACAGACAAGCATTTCCATGTTTATGTGGACTGATGCCATTGAACGCGGCCCGGAAATGACCGCGCTGCGCGATGGGGTGCGTGGGAAAGATAAGCTGGATGTGCCCATTAAGATGATCTGGAACTATGCCGGCAACTGCCTTATTAACCAGCACTCTGAGATCAACCGCACCCACGATATCCTGCAGGATGATAAGAAATGCGAGATGATTGTGGTGATCGACTGCCACATGACCTCGTCGGCAAAATATGCCGATATTCTTCTGCCGGATTGTACGGCATCGGAGCAGATGGATTTCGCGCTGGATGCCTCCTGCGGCAACATGTCTTACGTTATCTTCACCGATCAGGCCATCAAACCTCGCTTTGAGTGTAAAACCATCTATGAAATGACGTCTGAACTGGCAAAACGTCTTGGCGTAGAGCAGCAGTTTACCGAAGGACGAACTCAGGAAGGCTGGATGCGTTATCTGCACGAACTTTCACGTAAGGCTGTCCCGGATTTGCCTGATTTTGAAACGTTCCGTGAGCAGGGCATGTTTAAACAACGTGATCCAGAAGGTCATCATGTCGCCTATAAAGCGTTCCGTGAGGATCCTCACGCGAACCCACTGACGACACCGTCAGGTAAAATTGAAATTTATTCCGAAGAGTTGGCGAAAATTGCTGCAACCTGGGAGCTACCCGAGGGCGACGTTATCGATCCATTGCCCGTTTATACGCCTGGATTTGAGAACTATAACGATCCACTGACGGAAAAATTCCCGCTGCAGCTAACCGGTTTTCACTACAAAGCACGTGTTCACTCCACTTATGGCAACGTTGATGTCCTGAAGGCGTCATGTCGTCAGGAAATGTGGATCAACCCTATGGATGCAAAAGCGCGCGGAATCGGAAATGGCGATCGTGTGCGCATCTTTAATGGTCGTGGTGAAGTGCACATTGAAGCGAAAGTCACACCGCGCATGATGCCTGGCGTTGTCGCGCTGGGAGAAGGGGCCTGGTATAACCCGGATGCTAATCGCATCGATCAGGCTGGCAGCATTAATGTGCTGACTACGCAGCGCCCGTCGCCACTGGCGAAAGGCAATCCGTCCCACACAAACCTTGTTCAGGTTGAAAAGGTGTAAGGAGTAACCGATGACAACCCAGTATGGATTTTTTATTGATTCCAGTCGTTGCACCGGTTGCAAAACCTGCGAGCTGGCCTGCAAAGATTACAAAGACCTGACTCCGGATGTCAGCTTCCGCCGTATTTACGAATACGCTGGCGGAGACTGGCAGGAGGACAATGGTGTCTGGCATCAAAACGTGTTTGCTTACTATCTGTCGATCGCCTGTAACCACTGTGAAGATCCGGCATGCACAAAAGTGTGTCCGAGTGGTGCAATGCATAAGCGTGATGACGGTTTTGTCGTGGTGGACGAAGATGTCTGCATTGGCTGTCGTTACTGTCATATGGCTTGCCCGTATGGTGCGCCACAGTACAACGCGGCCAAAGGTCACATGACGAAGTGCGACGGCTGCTATACGCGTGTCGCAGACGGCAAAAAGCCAATCTGCGTGGAATCTTGCCCGCTGCGAGCGCTGGACTTTGGCCCAATCGAGGCGCTGCGCCAGAAACATGGTCAGCTCGCGGCTGTCGCGCCATTGCCATCCGCGCACTTCACTAAGCCGAGTATTGTGATTAAACCTAATGCCAACAGCCGTCCGACAGGTGATACCACCGGCTATCTGGCGAACCCGAAGGAGGTGTGAGATGGGTAGTGGATGGCATGAATGGCCGCTGATGATCTTCACGGTCTTTGGGCAATGTGTTGCCGGTGGGTTTATCGTACTCGCTTTGGCACTGCTAAAAGGCAATCTGAATGCTGAGCAACAGCAGCGCCTGGTACTGAGCATGTTTGGCTTGTGGGTGCTAATGGGGATTGGATTTCTTGCCTCCACTCTGCACCTCGGTTCACCACTGCGCGCATTTAATTCCCTGAATCGCGTTGGCGCATCATCGCTGAGTAATGAAATTGCCAGCGGAGCGATTTTCTTTGCTATTGGCGGTTTAGGCTGGTTACTGGCCGTTCTGAAAAAACTCCCGTCGGGATTGCGCAATATTTGGCTGATCCTGACGATGGTTCTGGGCGTAGTCTTCGTTTGGATGATGGTTCGGGTGTATAACACTATTGATACCGTACCGACCTGGTATAGCGTGTGGACGCCATTGAGTTTCTTCCTGACCATGTTCATCGGTGGGCCTCTGTTGGGCTTCCTGCTCCTGCGCGTCGCGCAGGTTGAGGGATGGGCGATGCGTTTATTACCTGCGGTTTCGATGCTGGCGCTGGTGATCAGTGCGATTGTCGTTATGATGCAAGGCGCTGAACTGGCAAGTATCCATAGTTCAATCCAGCAAGCATCTGCGCTAGTGCCTGATTACGGTTCATTGATGGCGTGGCGTATCGCACTGCTGGTGGCTGCACTGGTGTGCTGGATTATCCCTCAGATCAAAGGTTATCAACCGGCACTGCCGCTATTATCACTGGCATTTGTGCTCGTGCTGGCGGGGGAATTGATCGGTCGCGGGGTTTTCTACGGTCTTCATATGACCGTCGGGATGGTGATCGCCAGTTAGCGTTATTTTTTTGGTATAAAAAGCCGGGACTTAGTACCCGGCTTTTCTTTTTTCAATC
This sequence is a window from Enterobacter sp. RHBSTW-00994. Protein-coding genes within it:
- the serS gene encoding serine--tRNA ligase, whose translation is MLDPNLLRNEPDAVAEKLARRGFKLDVDKLRALEERRKVLQVQTENLQAERNSRSKSIGQAKARGEDIEPLRLEVNKLGEELDQAKAELDLLQTEIRDIALAIPNIPDDSVPVGKDENDNVEVKRWGTPREFDFEVRDHVTLGEMHAGLDFAAAVKLTGSRFVVMKGQIAHLHRALAQFMLDLHTEQHGYSETYVPYLVNHDTLYGTGQLPKFAGDLFHTRPLDEEADSSNYALIPTAEVPLTNLVRDEIIDEDDLPIKLTAHSPCFRSEAGSYGRDTRGLIRMHQFDKVEMVQIVRPEESMDALEAMTGHAEKVLELLGLPYRRVALCTGDMGFGACKTFDLEVWVPAQNTYREISSCSNVGDFQARRMQARCRTKSDKKTRLVHTLNGSGLAVGRTLVAVLENYQQADGRIEIPEVLRPYMKGQQYIG
- the dmsA gene encoding dimethylsulfoxide reductase subunit A, which codes for MKIQAPDALLTAEVSRRGLMKTTAIGGLAVASSAFTLPFSRLASAADALSPASAPEKVVWSACTVNCGSRCPLRMHIVDGEIQYVETDNTGDDDYEGLHQVRACLRGRSMRRRVYNPDRLKYPMKRVGKRGEGKFEQISWDEAYDTIATNIQRLIKEYGNESIYLNYGTGTLGGTMTRSWPPGNTLVARLMNCCGGYLNHYGDYSSAQIAAGLNYTYGGWADGNSPSDIENSKLVVLFGNNPGETRMSGGGVTYYVEQARAKSNARMIIIDPRYTDTGAGREDEWIPIRPGTDAALVSALAWVMITENLVDQPFLDKYCVGYDEKTLPASAPANGHYKAYILGQGSDGIAKTPQWASTITGIPVARIVQLAREIGSAKPAFISQGWGPQRHANGEIATRAISMLSILTGNVGIHGGNTGAREGSYEVPFERMPTLENPVQTSISMFMWTDAIERGPEMTALRDGVRGKDKLDVPIKMIWNYAGNCLINQHSEINRTHDILQDDKKCEMIVVIDCHMTSSAKYADILLPDCTASEQMDFALDASCGNMSYVIFTDQAIKPRFECKTIYEMTSELAKRLGVEQQFTEGRTQEGWMRYLHELSRKAVPDLPDFETFREQGMFKQRDPEGHHVAYKAFREDPHANPLTTPSGKIEIYSEELAKIAATWELPEGDVIDPLPVYTPGFENYNDPLTEKFPLQLTGFHYKARVHSTYGNVDVLKASCRQEMWINPMDAKARGIGNGDRVRIFNGRGEVHIEAKVTPRMMPGVVALGEGAWYNPDANRIDQAGSINVLTTQRPSPLAKGNPSHTNLVQVEKV
- a CDS encoding DMSO/selenate family reductase complex B subunit yields the protein MTTQYGFFIDSSRCTGCKTCELACKDYKDLTPDVSFRRIYEYAGGDWQEDNGVWHQNVFAYYLSIACNHCEDPACTKVCPSGAMHKRDDGFVVVDEDVCIGCRYCHMACPYGAPQYNAAKGHMTKCDGCYTRVADGKKPICVESCPLRALDFGPIEALRQKHGQLAAVAPLPSAHFTKPSIVIKPNANSRPTGDTTGYLANPKEV
- a CDS encoding dimethyl sulfoxide reductase anchor subunit family protein; translation: MGSGWHEWPLMIFTVFGQCVAGGFIVLALALLKGNLNAEQQQRLVLSMFGLWVLMGIGFLASTLHLGSPLRAFNSLNRVGASSLSNEIASGAIFFAIGGLGWLLAVLKKLPSGLRNIWLILTMVLGVVFVWMMVRVYNTIDTVPTWYSVWTPLSFFLTMFIGGPLLGFLLLRVAQVEGWAMRLLPAVSMLALVISAIVVMMQGAELASIHSSIQQASALVPDYGSLMAWRIALLVAALVCWIIPQIKGYQPALPLLSLAFVLVLAGELIGRGVFYGLHMTVGMVIAS